In Macadamia integrifolia cultivar HAES 741 unplaced genomic scaffold, SCU_Mint_v3 scaffold2813, whole genome shotgun sequence, a single genomic region encodes these proteins:
- the LOC122067292 gene encoding salicylic acid-binding protein 2-like: MGSSRVSEMAMSIVVVLVLSQLLLANGEEQPQQCSFSRKPPCPPTPTGLGHIVLVHGAGQGQWFWYKVKPILEAAGYYVTTVQLGPSVTMAVDSIANVTFSNYSQPLFDLMECLDHKVLLVAHSAGGFNIAVAMDKYPNKILAAVFIAAYMPDTAHPMSYVLDQGANYPTGGGWLDTCVMTIGNTTWYFFGDDFLGTKLYQMCPPEDIALMHTQKRSGSFFYNEMAEMQLTEENYGSVDRFYIVTGDDLTIATAFQYVMIENFPVKEQKLINSSGHEVMLSKPLELSANILDIARKYYSSFVTPKAAGDGTWDGWVEMRAKPNSLLRGALWV; the protein is encoded by the exons atgggtagtTCTAGGGTGAGTGAAATGGCTATGTCCATTGTGGTGGTGCTTGTGTTGTCGCAGCTCTTGCTGGCCAATGGAGAAGAGCAGCCACAACAATGCAGCTTTAGCCGAAAGCCTCCATGCCCTCCAACGCCAACAGGGTTGGGTCATATTGTTCTTGTCCATGGTGCAGGCCAAGGACAGTGGTTCTGGTACAAGGTTAAACCCATATTGGAGGCTGCAGGGTATTACGTGACAACCGTCCAACTTGGACCTTCAGTCACCATGGCTGTGGATTCAATAGCAAATGTTACGTTTTCAAATTACTCACAACCATTGTTTGATCTGATGGAATGCTTAGACCACAAGGTTTTGCTTGTGGCTCACAGTGCAGGAGGTTTCAATATTGCTGTTGCAATGGACAAGTACCCCAACAAGATACTTGCAGCAGTCTTTATTGCTGCGTACATGCCTGATACTGCACACCCCATGTCCTATGTCCTCGATCAG gGAGCGAATTATCCTACAGGAGGAGGATGGCTAGACACTTGTGTCATGACTATTGGGAACACTACATGGTATTTCTTTGGTGATGACTTCTTGGGAACAAAACTCTACCAAATGTGCCCTCctgag GATATTGCCCTAATGCATACACAGAAAAGGTCAGGATCGTTCTTCTACAATGAAATGGCTGAAATGCAACTTACAGAAGAGAATTATGGTTCAGTTGATCGATTCTACATTGTAACGGGGGACGATTTAACGATTGCTACTGCTTTTCAGTATGTAATGATTGAAAATTTTCCGGTGAAGGAGCAGAAGTTGATAAATAGTTCTGGTCATGAGGTTATGCTATCAAAGCCCTTAGAGTTGTCTGCAAATATCTTAGATATTGCCAGAAAATATTACTCTTCTTTTGTGACTCCTAAAGCTGCTGGAGATGGAACTTGGGATGGTTGGGTCGAGATGAGAGCCAAACCAAATTCACTCCTACGTGGTGCCTTGTGGGTTTGA